The Loxodonta africana isolate mLoxAfr1 chromosome 1, mLoxAfr1.hap2, whole genome shotgun sequence genomic sequence AAGGGTGAAACTTCTGCAGCATCTTTTTCATGGTGGACTTGCTATTGATTATTACGGAAGAGTGAGCTCACTCTGCAAGCCCAGAGGATCCAGAGAGCATCCACTGGGAAAACCCTGTTCCAATTTGCAGAATCTCAGGTTTTCCCACAAGGCCCTGATGCTCATAACAGGCCTGCTTTGGCTGAGCTTTCAAACATCCCTGGAGTTTTATACTCTAAATGTTAGGTTGTCATCCTGCCGTTCACTCTACCTGCCCTTCCTCTACAGGAGGTAAAGGCCTCTATGAGCTACTGCAGAGGCTCTCACACGTGGGGAATAACAAGCCTCAAATTCTCATCATTTCtccaagggcatttatacaactTAATATTAACCAGCCAACTCCTTGTCTTTCTGGGCatatccccctcccccgcccccccccccttgTTATTTTTCAAAGGTTTCTATCATCACACTTGCCACAGCTTTCCTCCACACCAGGACTTTTTCTCCAGTCTCCACTAGTCAAACTCTTATCAGTTGAGCTGCCACCTTGTGCCAGGGACCCTCCATGCCTCACCTACTGCCAGGATGTCATCCTCTTGGCCTGCCAGGTGGTGGGTGAGCCAAATCCCCATCTTTTCTCAGGCCACTCCTGATAGCATTTGTAATAGTTAGGGTCCTCTGAGGAGCAGACACCAACACAGAATTAAATGCACAAGAATTTTAGTAGTGGAaacatctgtgaaaaaatgggGAGGGAACTAGATAAGGCTGGAACAGTCGCCAGACCATGTTGCAAGTCTGAACCCAAGTGAAGGAGAAAGGGAATGAATGGTAGCTAGAATTGTCCTAGATGTGGTCAGGTCTAAGGAAAGTTCAGTAAGGGTATCAGGAAGCACTTGAGGCAAACAAAGTTACCCTTCCATGGAGGACTGGTCCTGCCTTAGTTTCACTGCTGTTCTCAATCACTGCCTGGAAGAAGCCTGTGGGAATTGTGTTCTCAGCACAAACATGGCAACGGATTTCAGGAGGCAGTACCTGGGCCATCAGTCAGTCATGTTCCCTCTAACTGAGGTTCTGTGATGCGCATTCTCACGGCTGCCACAGTGATGCAGTTCAGACCAAAAGTTGACgataaaggagagagatggggaaaAGTTGCTGGATCGATGCCTCTAAGCAGATGAGGAGGGATGAGATCTAGGGCACCAGCAGAGGGACGGGCTCTGCTGGGAGCAGGGACAGCTGACCAGTGATGACAGACTGGACGTCCATCCTGCGGTTCAAATGCAAGGACATGAGTAGATGGTGCTGGCCATCTGTAAAAGTTGTCTTCTGATGTGTTCAGTCTTCTTGGTAAAGTACGAAGCGAGGTCATTCGCCAAAAtaagaatggggaaggaggggtGTGCAGTAGTCACCTAGGATGGCAGGAGACTGAGTGAATTCTGCAAGCACAGGAGACCGCTGAGCAACAGTGTGGGCACCCCTGAGGTCTGGGTCATGGAGAGCAGTCACGTGTCTGTGTGTTTATCTTTAGCCTCCTCTAGTTGCCTGAGGACAGGGGCAGAGATAGAGATGTTCCAGTGACCCTGAGCCAGGAGCTAGAAGAGTCAAGAAACATGGGGGTCACAAGagccgaaaggtggaaacaaaggaaatgtccatcaacggatgaatgaataaacaaaatgtggcatatacataccatggactattactcagccataaaggaaAATGGTGAGTGcattaagtcagtcacaaaaaggacaaatactgtatgatctcacatgTATGAAATAGTATATAGAATTCAAAAATTATTAGTGCCACAGGAGGACTTCTTGAAGATGAACATAAGCCTCCCCTCTTGTCCTGCGTTTTCATGCCCTCTTCCcctgtggtggagccctggtggcacagtggttaagagctcacctgctaaccaatagatcagcagttctaatctatcatccactccttggaagccctatggggtagatctactctgtcctttgagtcagaattaatgGCTTTTGTGGGCTTCCCcagagggaggggaagagagggagtttttgcttaggggctCTGAGTTCATGttgatggtggtggaataatttgcaaaaggatagcgagaatggtttcacaatttgaagaatgaaaTCAACATCACCGAATTatacctgtagaaattgttggatccGCGTATGTCTTGTTGTATATATTTGCACCTCAATAAAAAATAttacaacagtcaagaaatgtgGGGAATGGTTCAAGGTCCATAGGTGAGAGCTACAACGACAGGAGGAGGGGCTATAACCTAATGACAGAAGATTCACAGTTGGGGACattagggaggagggagggaaaaaggtcTGAGAGCAGCAAGGAGGAGAAAGGACGTCTCCACAACCAGGAGTACAAGGCCTGCAAGGGCAGAAACACACCCTGTGCGAGCATTTTTCATCATTGTGACTATTAACTGTTTTgtcattttcagttttttaaactCTGAATTTGGGGGAATGTCCTTCTACAAATTTCTTTATGAATTATTCGGTGAGGGCATTACTGTCAATGTTTATGTAATGCACTGAACTTATAGAATGCTGTCTGTGTGAAATATCTTTGAAATGTACTGAGATTTCATTTATAGGCTATTACTTGTAATTATTTAAAACCTACTAGTTGTACTTCAGAAAATTGTGTATTTGATTTTTGGTGCGGGGTTAGATATAGGCAAGCGGCCAGGtgggtgggcaggcaggcaggcacacAGAGATACAATGGGTTATGGGTATTAGTCAGGTCTTCTATAGCCGATATAtgtttttttgtgatttttaacTGACATGACATTCACGCAACATAAAATTCACCGTTTTAATGTGTACAGTGTAGtggatttttagtatattcaccaaCATTGTGCAACAACCACCCCTATCAAATTCCAGAAAATttctatcaccccaaaaagaaactcgGATCTGTTAGCAGTCATTCCCAATTCCCCACTTCCTCCCATCCCCTGGCaaacactaatctgctttctttaCTTCACATGCTGTTTTCTGTCTGCGTGAATCTGCCTATTCTGAgcgtttcatataaatggagtcattttCAAATTGAACACCTATTATATAGGGACTTTCATTCACTTagtataacgttttcaaggttcatccatgttatccatgttatagcatgtaccaatactttcttcttcttacgtaacattccactgtatggatgtaccatattTTCTTATCCACTCTTCAGTTGACGGGCATTtcggttgttttcactttttggttactatgaaaaatcacGTTCTGAACATTCATGAACTTTTTTGTTCAAGTTTTTGTGCAAACGTATGTTTCCCATCCTTCAGTGTATGTACTTAGGAGCGacactgctgggtcatatggtaattctgtttatcttgtagaactgccaaactgttttctatagcagttgcaccattttatattcccaccacaAATGTACGAGGGTCCAATTTCTCCACCTCTTTGCCCAggcttgttattttctttttttcttttagtcacCTCAGGGGTAGTGAAGTCCTTTCtccttgtggttttcatttgcatttcgcTAATGCCTAAGGATGTTAAGCAACTTTTCACGTGCTTATCGTgtgtcttctttgaagaaatgtgcATCTTCTTCAGgaaaatatttattcaaattctttgcacatttttttctaattgggttatttatcttatTACCTTTCTATTGATGAATTGTaaaagttctttacatattctgggtggtggtggtggtggtggtgttagttgccgtccattcccactcatgagacaattcccactcatggcgaccccatgtatacagagtagaactggtccatagaatttccaaggctgtgatctgttGGAAGcatatctccaggcctgtcttctgaggctcctctgggtgggttcaaacctccaacctttcagctagtagtcaaatgcttaaccatctgcacctcccagggactcatCTTTCTCTCTTACTAAGGTTAAAAAACACATGTCTATAAGACTTCAGAGAGGcattggttgttcagtggtagagttcttaccttccatgcaggagacccaggcttGATTCCCAGCTAGTGTACCAGGAGTGCTTATTGGCCTTTTTACTACCTACGCAGACCTTTTCCTGGACCTTGCAGAAAACTGGGaacctttgaaaaaaaaaagccactgtcatcaagtagattccaactcatagtgaccctacaggacagactagaactgccctatagggtttccaaggagaggttggtggcctagaactgccaaccttttggttagcagcccagctcttaattactgggccaccagggccccatagtgGAAACTCAAAacgaaaataaaacaaacccattgccatcaagtcaatttctaccctacagagcagagtggaactgccccaaagagtttccaagcagcagctggtggatcgaattgcagaccttttggttagcagccaagattttaaccactgcacaaccaggactcCATATTGGGCACAGGACCCAGGAATTGCTTACTTAACAAACCTACTCTTGAGGCTGATACACATCCACGTTGGGAATTCCTGGTCTACATTCTTGCTACTAGAAGAGCAATCtgaagaccagcagcatcagcatgaACCTTGTTACAAGTATAGAACCTCATGCTCTACtccagatgtcttagttatctaagtgCTACtacaaaagaaataccacaagtggatggatttaaaaaacagacatttattctttcacagtctagaaggccagaagtccaaattcagggtgtttgcTCCAAGGCAAGGATTTTCCTTCTGCGGAttctgggggaagttccttgtcatcaatcttcccctggtctaggagcatctcagcacagggaccctgcatccAAAGGACATGTTTGCTCCTGACGCTACTTTCTTTATGGTAGGATgtcccactgtctctctgctggcttctttcttttatatctcaaaagagattaactcaagagacaacctaatcctgtagattgagtcctgccttgttaacataactgcctctcatcctgcctcattgacatcataggatttacaacacagaggataatcatatcagatcacaaaaccaTGGACAACCACGcaacactgggaatcacagcctaaccaaattgacacacattttcggggaacacaattcaatcaatagcatctggtaaccaccaatgaatatTACACTCTGCAAGTATACTtatttttggctttttaaaagtgagatcatgcaatatttgtccttttgtgagtgacttatttcactcagcacaatatcCTCCGGACTTCTCCACATTATGTTTTGAgtactcatcattattcttcatggctggatagtattccactgtatgtatgtattacaatttctttatccattcatccattgatgggcactcaggttgtttccatttttttgctattgtgaatagtgctgcaatgaacataggtgtacctGTCTTCTACAAATTTTATGGTTTTCATTTTCACACTtaagtctttaatccattttgaattggattttATGTATGGTGTTAGGCATAGAGCCTGATTCGTTCTTCTGTATGTGGttatccaattttcccagctctgtttattgaagagactcttctttctccatgaATGGATTTAGCACCCTTCACAAAAATCATacgaccatagatgtatggatttatcTCTGCtcactcaattctattccattggtctatatatctgctATTACACCAGTACCAggttattttgattactgtagctttatagtacgttttgaaatcagaaagtgtgagttttcctacttgattcttcttcttcaagattgctttagaTATTTGAGGTCCCTTGCCCTTCCATAGATATTGGAGGATTGActcttccatttctgcaaagaaggctgttgtaaTCTTGACAGGGACTACATTCATCTAAAAAACAACTTTTAAATGTTGTTTGAAGACCCCTCACCACCATGATCACTACTCTAATCACTGACATCAGTGGCTTCAATTCTGGCCGAGCAGCAGAAGTGCTTGCAGGGCTTATTACAAAATAGTCCTCTCCCTGGAAACACAGCCTCAGAATGTTGGTCCCACGGTCCAGGAATCACTTATTTAACAAGCCCTACAGCTGAGACTAATGCATAGCCATGTGGGAATCCTGGCCTATGCTCTTGCTACAAAAAATGTGATCCGAAGACCAGCAGCAACAGCGCCAACAGAGATCGTGTTATAAATGTAGAATTTCATGCTCATCTCCAGACCATCAGAACCTTAAAACATTTCCAGGTGATTCCTGTGCACAGTAAAGTTTGGGACTCACAGTCTTAGTCActtctttattttaattgtactttagatgaaggtttacagaacaatctagcttctcattagacaattagaacacatattgttttgagacattggttaccaaccccacaacaagtcaacattctccccttctcaaacttgggttccctattaccagctttcatttcccctcctgccttgtagcccttgcccctgggctggtgtgcccctttagtctcattttgttttctgggcctgtctgatctttggctgaagggtgaatcagacttcattactgagctaaaagagtatccagggaccatactctcagggtttcttcagtctctgtcagaccagtaagtctgctttgtttttgttttttctgggtgtgtgtgtgtgtgtgtgtgtgcgcgtgtgtgtgtgtgagagagagagagttagaattttgttctacgtgtttctccagctctatctaggaccctctattgtgatccctgtcagagcagttggtggtgatagctgagcaccatctagttgtgctggactcagtctggtggaaactGTAGTACTTTTGGTCCATCAGTCATTTccgctaatctttcccttctgtctttgattttcttcattatcccttgctccagatggggtgagagcagtggagtatcttagttggccacttacaagcttttttttttatatttttttaaatttatatacactttactaaaTATTTCTTCTAAATATCACTCATATATCCAACTGCCAATTGGAAAACGTCATTTACATTTCTAATAGATatctgtcctagtcatctagtgctgctataagagaaataccgcatgtggatggctttaacaaacagaaatttattctctcacagtctataaaagtccgaattcagggtgccagatcccaggagtctttctgtctgtgtcagttctgggggaaagtccttgtcgtgAGTCTCGCCTGATCGAGGATCTTCTCAGCGCTGGGACCCTGGttacaaaggacatgctattctcctgactcttgttccttggtggaatgaggtccccatgtctctctgctcacttctctctttcacatttcaaaagaggttggctgAAAAcacgacctaatcttgtagactgagtcctgctcattgaataactacctctaatcctgcctcgatAACATCATAGAAGccaggatttgcaacacataggaaaaccatacctgatgacaaaatggtagaaaatcacataatactgggattcatggactagccaagttgacacacgtttcgGGGGGGGGTATGCGGTTCAAACCATAACACCTCCCAAATCCATTTCTTCAGCCCAGACATTTTTCCTAAATATCACTCATATATCCAACTGCCAGTCAGACAACCTCACTTGCATTTTTAATAAACATCTCAAATGAAACACTTCCTAAACCGAATACTTGTGATACCCCCTCCTCTTTTCCACCTCTGCTGATGGCAGCTCCATCTTTCTATTTGCACAGTCTAAAATATTTGGTGTCCTCCTTGACTCCACTTTTTCTCTCATACCCCAATTTTAATCCATTAGCAAATCTTGCAACGTTCAAGTTCAAAATATATCAAGAATCCAATCACTTTCCACTATTTTCACTGCTCACAGGCAAAACCACCAACATCTCTAGCTAGAAAATTGCCTGGATATCCTAGTGTTTTCCTACTGCCTTGTCCATCCTCCACCTCTTGATTCTATTCTCAGCACAGAAGCTAGGGTGATCCTTTTAAACGGAGACCTACCATATCTCTCTTCTGCTCAAAATTGTCTTGTAACTCTTCACCTCACTCTAAGGGGGAAAATACCTTGAGATCCTGAAGGCCCCACATGATCTGACCATACCTCTGATGTCATCTCAGTTACTCCCCATTCCAGCCCTACTATCCTCAGTGCTTCCAGAACACAGGCACGTTCCTGCCCTAGTGTCTTTGCACTGGATATTCCCGTGCCTGGAAGAACTTCCCCAGACATCCTCATGAATAATTCCCTCATGTCCTTCAAGTCTTTCCTCAAAGGCCACTTCTCAATGACATACATTCCGACCACCTAAGTTACAAAAGTCgtctgccttctcctctcacgCCCACATTCAGCTTCCCCATTGCACTTCCCACTTTCTAAAATGAACAcctgtcttattgactatgcttATAGTGTCTCTCCCCACTAGAACACATGCTCCACAAGGCTACCAATTTCTTGTGTTTTTAGTTCACTGATGTTGCCCAGATGCAAATACAGTGTATCTGGCACTCAACAGCTATCAGCAGAATGATCACTGTGGGGTAGTGCACCTTCCTATCCTAGAGACGGTGTCTTCCTAATGTAGCCTCAGGACAAATGCTGTTTTGTGGCACCTGCAGCAAGTCCACTCACACTGACTAACGTTGACTCTCCTTTCCTGTATATGCTGCTCTCTGCTCCCTGTCTCCCTCTCTTCCCTCCTCTCCACTCCAGCACACAGTCTCATTTCCCTCTGCAGACCAGACAAGAATGATCCTAGGGGTTATGGACGCTATTTTACAAACAATGGTGAACTTAAATTAGATTCTGCTTTATAAACCCACAAGGTTGGACTGGTCGGCACTAGGATTATAGACCTAAGGGCAGGGAGAGAGGGTAGGCAAGTGGAAGATGGAAACATAACAGAAATTTAACTAAAACAAGAAAACTGTTGGATGCCTCCTTTCTAATTCCAGAACTTATTCCTTAAAAATATTGGGGGAAAAGTAGAAAGAATAATCCAGGAAACAACCCCAtgaggaaaagaccaaaacaagTCTGAGAGTTCATTTCTCCATACCACAGAGACTCCTGTGTGCAGGGGCTGCCCTGGGCCTTGTGGGGACACTGAAAGGAAAAACGAAttctgctgctgtcagatggggATACCCAGAGGAGAATGAGACCAGAAGTCGTGCACGAAACAAGAAGAGGCATACCCTccacaaaaacaaagacacaaaaaataaaaacacaaacctTGGGGTCTGAGGGTCAGGCTAGGCCTAATCCAGCACACGAAGCCCTcactgcctgtcttagttatctagcattgctataacagaaaaaccacaagtggatggctttaacaaagagaaatttattttcccaggttagaaggctagaagtctgaaatcaaggtgccggctctaagggaaggctttgtctgtgggctctggaggaaggtccttctctctttAAGCTTCTACTCCTGGGTGAAGCTcaggtggcttggcatctctcttctgccatctctacttctctcccttgcttctttaatctcttttatgtttGAAAAACAATGAACTCAAAATATAAGCTACACTaatctttaacataacaaagacaatccattcccaaatgggattataaccaagaGACATAGAGGTTGGAATTTCCAACATGTGTCTTGGGCGATAtagctcaatccataacaccgCCCAAGCTCTGAAGACAGGACAGGGCCTGGGCAATGCCTGAGTCCCTGTGATCACAGGTCCTACTGAGGAGACAAGAACAACGCAGCAGTGAAGATGACTCGACCAAGGAGTGACCATGTCAAAATCCAGGCTGTCCTGAACACAGGCCCCATTCGTGTTCAGCTCCTCCACAGCCTTCTTCCATCCCTGCCTATCACAGACTCAGCAATGCAAACAAAGGATTCTGGATGGTTCTCAGGTCTCCATTTATTTCCTCTAGGAGATTTTAAGTCTCATCATCTCCTTAATTAACCCATCAACCCTACTTCATGGCAAAAATTTGACAAAAAAAGATCATTCCCAGATTCTTGTTTTCAATACGTAAGTGACAACTTGCAGCTCAGAGCAAGAGAAGTTATGACTGGGATGGAGACATTCTGGCCCTGTCTCTGCTGGAACAGGAAATGCAGATCCAGGGGAAAGAACACAGGTCAGTGTGGGGAGggtgtccaggtgggcaggggtgAGTTAGTCCCACCACATCCTGACAGGAACACAGGTACATTCAAACAACAGTTGCAGTAAGAGAAGTCCTAAATCACAAAGCGGGTGTGAACAAATCTTGCATCAGTCAGTCAGTCCCACACAAGGCAGTGGTCTTAAGCTAAGGAAGAAAGGAATCATGAACAAATTCAGGTCAGTCACTCTAAGTGTTGACACTCTGAACAGCCCACCAAAGATCAAAATATCCAGTTCCAAAGTATCCCCATAATGAAGTCTTGTCCCCTCTGCCCCAAACCTTTCCCCATGTCTGGCCCTCAGGGTCTCACCTTTAGAAGCCATGAGAGATATATTAGAGCCCTGGGCACTGTCGCCATCTCGAGAAGAACAAAAACATTATCTGGTCAGAGCCCACAGGAGGACATGAGACTAAAGGAGGAAATTTGAGGTGGGGGGCTCTCCCACGGGATCCCATCTACACTCTTCCAAGGGTCTCAGGATCAGCCCACATCCCTCACTTACTTGCAGTCTGCATGGAGCTCCTTCTCTTTCCACCTGTGGGAAGAAAACATCCTGTGAGAGACCAGGGAAGAGCCAGGACCATGAGGTCCTAGAGGAACCCACTAGTCATGGACCCCAGGCAAGTTTCCAGAACTGTGATTTCAGACTCAGGACAGAACAAGGAATTAAAACGAAAGGAGATATGTGGGGACTGGACCACCCACCCTCCTAGAGGTCTGTCCTCAGCAGGGGTTTTCCCCTCTAATCTGTGACTATGGGCATCAGGTCCCCATCACCAGAAACATCTAAGGTGAAAAATTTACCTTCATCTACTACACATGTGATTTATGTGTTTACAGAGGGCCCCAGATGGGTAAGCATGTGTGTGTGGATGATATTTCCCAATAACGAGGCAGAACATGGGCAGACTCCTAGCTGGGGATTGAAATCCTCAAGTGTAATAAGAAAACTCAGACCCCACCCCATCTCCACCTGAGCTCCTCTTCCTCAAGATCACAACTGCAGCCACCACAGCTCCAACAACCAGTGCTCCAAAGAGCACCAGGCCAGCAACTATTCCCATGACGGGGATGGTGGACTGAGGGGGTGGCTCTGGAAGAGAAGAGAAGGTGAAGGGCCCTCACCCACCAGTCTCAGCCCTGACCCTGCTGGAGGTCTCCAGAAAGGCTCATGTTTTCCCTGAGAAAAGGCTCCATCCTCGCCCCCTTTTACCCCATCTCAAGGTGAGGGGCTTAGGCAGCCCCTCATGCTGCACACGACACGTATATCTCTGCTCCTCTCCAGGGGGCACCACCATGGCCACCCACTTTTGGAAGGTCCCGTCGCCTGCAGGCCTAGTCTCCACAAGCTCCATGTCCTGGGTCTGGTCCTCTCCATCTCGCTGCCAGGTCAGTGTGATCTCAGCCGGGTAGAAGCCCAGGGCCCAGCATCTCAGCATGACCTCATGGTCAGAGATGGGGTGGTTGGTCACATGTGCCTTTGGGGGATCTGAGGAGAAAGGTCAGAAAATTCAGAAACTCTGCATTATGTTCCATGGGCCACGGGAGCAGGGCTCATGTGACCGTGCTGAGATTGAACAGAACATTTGGGTGGAATGAGGAAGTGTAAAACTCGGACACTAGTTTGGACTCAGGGGTCTGGAATACTTGATTCCTTGGAAAGTTCTAGAATCTAGGTGCGACTGCCCAGTATAACAGGTTCCACGTCTGAGGAGAACAGGGGGTTCTGGCCCTGCCTTGGGTGGTGACCAAGAAACTCAAAAAAGCTGGAGTCAGACCTCCAAAGAAGTCGGGTTTGGAGCAGAGAACAAGGGCTGAAAACAAGTCCCTGGGGGTTACCAAGGCCACTGCCAGAGTCAAAGAAACTGCTGATCAGTTATTTCAGGAATCATTTCCCCCACTATCCCTAGAGAGGCTGGATCGCTTAATTCTCCCTGAAAGAAATGTATGGTCTGTGGGTGAGTCACTCTCTAGTACAGATTGTACTAACAGGGGCTGACTCCTCCCTCTCTCAGACCCTTGGGAGCATGGGAGGAGGTATTCAGGTGTCCGTTCCTATGGGAGGCCTGTTGGAGGAACAGCCTAAGCCAAGGGGAGACGTGGGAGTCGCCCCACAAGTCCACGTACCTGCACGCTGCAGAGACTCCTTCCCGTTCCCCAGGCATCTGTGGAGCCCCTCCACACACGCACCCTCCAAGTAGGCCTTGACCTGATCTGCAAACTTGCCAGCCTCCCAGTTGTGCTGCGTGATCTGAGCGGTCGTGTCCGCCGCGGTCCAGGAGCTCAGGTCCTggctcagggtgatgtagtcggCGCCGTCGTAGGCAAACTGAGCGTACCCGCGGAGGAAGAGCCCGTCGGGACCTACTTCACAGCCATATATCTTCTGGAAGGTGTGAGACCCTGACCCCGCCCCCGCAGTCAGCCCCGCCCCCGCTACCAGCCCCGCCCCCGCCGTCAGCACCGCCCCCGCCGCCAGCACCGCCCCCACCGCCAGCACCGCCCCCACCGTCAGCACCGCCCCCAACCCCAGGCCGGCGGCGATTGGTCAAATTCTTTTTGGGTCTAAACTGAATCGAATCCCCGAGGCTGTTGCAAGGTCAAAGGACCTGGAGGGTCCCGCGGCATCGGAGTGAGGTTCGGGCCCAGAGGCTCCGGGCGACGCTGCCCTGGGGACGAGGGGACCCGTGACCTGCGACCCGGGCCCGGCGTCACTCCCTCACCGGCGTCGCTCTGGTTGTAGTAGCCGCGCACGTTCCGCAGGCCCACTCGCAAAGCCTGTGCGTGGCCCTGGACTCTCTGTGTCTCCCGGTCCCAATACTCCGGCCCCTCCTGCTCCATCCACGGCGCCCGCGGCTCCGCCCTCGGCTTCGCGGCGTCGCTGTCGAACCGCATGAACTCCG encodes the following:
- the LOC100666034 gene encoding patr class I histocompatibility antigen, A-5 alpha chain-like isoform X5 gives rise to the protein MLPPPRPPLPSPPLPLPSLCPGPAFPAAPSRSTTVHASPLLPFPRPSTPDPGPRGEGGVGGLSRSPPPGSHSLRYFYTTVSRPGRGEPRFIAVGYVDDTEFMRFDSDAAKPRAEPRAPWMEQEGPEYWDRETQRVQGHAQALRVGLRNVRGYYNQSDAGSHTFQKIYGCEVGPDGLFLRGYAQFAYDGADYITLSQDLSSWTAADTTAQITQHNWEAGKFADQVKAYLEGACVEGLHRCLGNGKESLQRADPPKAHVTNHPISDHEVMLRCWALGFYPAEITLTWQRDGEDQTQDMELVETRPAGDGTFQKATPSVHHPRHGNSCWPGALWSTGCWSCGGCSCDLEEEELRWRWGGKRRSSMQTANGDSAQGSNISLMASKA
- the LOC100666034 gene encoding patr class I histocompatibility antigen, A-5 alpha chain-like isoform X2, whose amino-acid sequence is MLPPPRPPLPSPPLPLPSLCPGPAFPAAPSRSTTVHASPLLPFPRPSTPDPGPRGEGGVGGLSRSPPPGSHSLRYFYTTVSRPGRGEPRFIAVGYVDDTEFMRFDSDAAKPRAEPRAPWMEQEGPEYWDRETQRVQGHAQALRVGLRNVRGYYNQSDAGSHTFQKIYGCEVGPDGLFLRGYAQFAYDGADYITLSQDLSSWTAADTTAQITQHNWEAGKFADQVKAYLEGACVEGLHRCLGNGKESLQRADPPKAHVTNHPISDHEVMLRCWALGFYPAEITLTWQRDGEDQTQDMELVETRPAGDGTFQKWVAMVVPPGEEQRYTCRVQHEGLPKPLTLRWEPPPQSTIPVMGIVAGLVLFGALVVGAVVAAVVILRKRSSGGKRRSSMQTANGDSAQGSNISLMASKA
- the LOC100666034 gene encoding patr class I histocompatibility antigen, A-5 alpha chain-like isoform X7 produces the protein MLPPPRPPLPSPPLPLPSLCPGPAFPAAPSRSTTVHASPLLPFPRPSTPDPGPRGEGGVGGLSRSPPPGSHSLRYFYTTVSRPGRGEPRFIAVGYVDDTEFMRFDSDAAKPRAEPRAPWMEQEGPEYWDRETQRVQGHAQALRVGLRNVRGYYNQSDAGSHTFQKIYGCEVGPDGLFLRGYAQFAYDGADYITLSQDLSSWTAADTTAQITQHNWEAGKFADQVKAYLEGACVEGLHRCLGNGKESLQRADPPKAHVTNHPISDHEVMLRCWALGFYPAEITLTWQRDGEDQTQDMELVETRPAGDGTFQKATPSVHHPRHGNSCWPGALWSTGCWSCGGCSCDLEEEELRWKEKELHADCKWRQCPGL